One Rickettsia canadensis str. McKiel genomic window, TCTCATCTTGCAAAGCTACAGTAATACCGGTAGGGATATGGGTTATACGTACGGCAGAATTGGTAGTATTAACGTGCTGTCCGCCAGCCCCTGAAGATCTATAAGTATCGATTCTTAAATCCTTATCTTCAAGCTTAATATCAACATCTTCTACCTCAGGAAGGACGGCAACAGTCGCAGCTGAAGTATGGATGCGTCCGTGCGATTCAGTTTCAGGTATTCGTTGTACTCTATGAACTCCTGACTCACATTTAAGCTTAGAGAATACATCTTTGCCTTTGATTGATGCCGATGCTTCTTTATAACCACCTATACCTGTATCTACAATTGCTAATATCTCAAAATGCCATCCTTTTAACTCTGCATATCTTTGATACATATTAAAAAGTATGGCAGCAAAAAGTGCTGCTTCTTCTCCGCCGCTTCCTGCTCTAACTTCAATAATAGCACTTTTACTATCCGCCTCGTCTTTCGGTAATAAAGCAATTTTTACAGCTCTTTCAAGTTTTGGTAACGAATTTTCAAGAGTGTGTATTTCGTCTTCAATCATTTCTAAAGTGGCATTATCAAGTCCCACTTCTAGCTTAAAATTATTTGCTTCTTCAAGCTCAGATTTAGCCTTATTATATTCTTTAATTTTTTCTACAACCTCTTCAAGTTCGGCATATTCTTTAGATGCTTTAACAAATTCATCTCCCATAATACCGGAAGATAGTTTTTTGCCTAAATTTTCATATTTATCTACAATTTTTGCTAAGTTATCTGAAAAACTCATATTATTTTTTATGTATTATTGTGATTTATTTAGAGTGAGAATATTTACTGCTGTTGCATGACTCAAAAAAGTACTGAGTGTCATACTGTAGCCTCTCCACAGTATCCATAAAAAAATTTAAAAAGGCTGAAAATCCCGCGATTGAGTCGGCTTTGTTGC contains:
- the prfA gene encoding peptide chain release factor 1; amino-acid sequence: MSFSDNLAKIVDKYENLGKKLSSGIMGDEFVKASKEYAELEEVVEKIKEYNKAKSELEEANNFKLEVGLDNATLEMIEDEIHTLENSLPKLERAVKIALLPKDEADSKSAIIEVRAGSGGEEAALFAAILFNMYQRYAELKGWHFEILAIVDTGIGGYKEASASIKGKDVFSKLKCESGVHRVQRIPETESHGRIHTSAATVAVLPEVEDVDIKLEDKDLRIDTYRSSGAGGQHVNTTNSAVRITHIPTGITVALQDEKSQHKNKAKALKILRARIYEEERRKKEQKRANNRRGQVGSGDRSERIRTYNFPQGRVSDHRINLTLYKIDEVVKNGQLDEFVDALIADDEAKKLAEI